A genomic stretch from Telmatocola sphagniphila includes:
- a CDS encoding thioredoxin family protein, with translation MHRLLTALLVPLAVILISSYSVTLSAQTPANPPAAEKKSPDVEELLSKLESSFGQKTKGREFYQAYSQLTALVQGKEKSTAEKASEAILAKLKTLLPEGAARKELETSQKSKTQLVAAERGLEILRALHTVKSIGRGKIAFGTLKVEDSKLNPEMVLAQMVIFEDGWFVTDIGDSKKTLGFRAAGYLPLDAKLPETCDELQLDTLILKPISLADSATITGKIVFDGPDGMKNLKANLNLTVPPPNTATGGYSPRKKWPEATSLTVGKDGGFELTGLTPGDYFLYLQTGKHEDVSKKVTLKPASTEDLGKLTMRSTDMGYYLKKETPKAGKFPWQKDIEEARKRALAEGKPMMIMMTATWCGPCKLLEEKTLNDPWVQQFLKEFVVVKAYEDKEVEKLYNGNAYPTLVFTDKTGKELHRTLGYQPPGTFSGNIFKACQELGLKIDPDLQTLVDQKIIKLPKSGKAVSIQN, from the coding sequence ATGCATCGATTGCTCACAGCTTTATTAGTGCCTCTAGCAGTAATTTTGATTTCGTCGTACTCGGTTACACTGAGCGCGCAAACCCCAGCGAACCCACCGGCAGCGGAGAAAAAATCTCCTGATGTAGAAGAGTTGCTTTCGAAGTTGGAATCTTCTTTTGGTCAAAAAACAAAAGGACGAGAGTTCTATCAGGCTTACTCTCAGCTTACTGCGTTAGTTCAAGGTAAGGAGAAGTCGACTGCGGAGAAGGCTTCAGAAGCGATATTGGCCAAACTGAAAACTCTTCTACCTGAAGGGGCCGCCCGTAAAGAACTCGAAACCTCGCAAAAAAGTAAAACCCAGTTGGTTGCCGCTGAGCGGGGGCTGGAGATCTTGAGAGCCCTTCACACCGTGAAAAGTATCGGTCGCGGTAAAATCGCTTTTGGAACTTTGAAGGTCGAGGATAGTAAGCTCAATCCCGAAATGGTATTGGCCCAAATGGTCATTTTTGAGGATGGCTGGTTTGTGACCGATATTGGAGATTCCAAAAAAACACTGGGATTTCGTGCCGCCGGTTACCTCCCTTTGGACGCTAAACTTCCGGAGACCTGTGATGAACTGCAACTAGATACCCTTATTTTGAAGCCGATCAGCTTGGCCGATAGTGCAACGATTACTGGGAAAATCGTATTCGATGGGCCGGACGGAATGAAAAATCTGAAAGCGAACTTGAACCTCACGGTCCCGCCGCCCAATACTGCAACTGGTGGTTATAGTCCGCGTAAAAAATGGCCGGAAGCCACGAGTTTAACCGTGGGAAAAGATGGCGGATTTGAACTGACCGGGCTGACGCCGGGAGACTATTTTCTATACCTGCAGACGGGTAAGCACGAAGATGTTAGTAAAAAAGTGACCCTCAAACCCGCCTCGACAGAAGACCTGGGCAAATTGACGATGCGATCGACCGATATGGGTTACTACCTGAAAAAAGAGACGCCCAAAGCCGGTAAGTTTCCCTGGCAGAAAGATATTGAAGAAGCTCGCAAGCGAGCCTTGGCCGAAGGCAAACCGATGATGATTATGATGACGGCCACCTGGTGCGGACCTTGCAAGCTCCTGGAAGAAAAAACGTTGAATGATCCCTGGGTGCAACAATTCCTGAAGGAGTTCGTGGTCGTCAAAGCGTACGAAGATAAAGAAGTCGAAAAGCTTTACAACGGTAACGCTTACCCGACGCTAGTTTTTACAGATAAAACAGGCAAAGAGTTGCATCGAACGCTCGGCTATCAACCCCCGGGTACATTCAGTGGTAATATTTTCAAAGCCTGTCAGGAACTGGGTCTAAAAATCGATCCCGACTTGCAAACTCTGGTTGATCAGAAAATTATAAAGCTGCCAAAATCAGGAAAAGCCGTTTCGATTCAGAATTAA
- a CDS encoding protein-glutamate methylesterase/protein-glutamine glutaminase produces the protein MRKIRVLVVDDTVVIRRVVSEVLNEDPEIEVVGVAANGIIALAKMSHLTPDLVILDVEMPELDGLQTLAQLRPAYPSTPVIMFSALTEAGASATLEALALGATDYFPKPSSVNGLEESRNVIRNRLIPAIKSLARLEPIASRPTPTVVSTVSSEANSNKTEPLPEVQILAIGVSTGGPNALLELFQSFPSDFPVPIVIVQHMPPMFTKMLAERLTTNSRIRVSEAQHGHPLVTGHALIAPGDYHLTLRKMGLKVFAELNQNPPENSCRPAVDPLFRSVASIYGSGALALVLTGMGQDGLRGCEQIRETGGQILVQDEASSVVWGMPGAVAKAGLAHKVLPLSLCGTEIVQRVKARRGGR, from the coding sequence ATGCGGAAGATTCGTGTACTCGTTGTGGATGATACCGTCGTAATCCGACGGGTGGTCAGCGAGGTACTGAATGAAGATCCGGAAATTGAAGTAGTCGGTGTGGCCGCCAATGGGATTATTGCCTTAGCCAAGATGTCGCATCTGACTCCCGATTTGGTTATCCTCGATGTTGAAATGCCGGAACTGGATGGCCTGCAAACACTCGCTCAATTGCGGCCAGCTTATCCCAGCACTCCAGTAATCATGTTCAGTGCCCTTACGGAAGCAGGAGCCAGCGCCACACTGGAAGCTTTAGCACTTGGTGCCACAGATTATTTTCCGAAACCTTCCAGTGTCAACGGTCTGGAGGAATCTCGAAACGTCATACGCAATCGGTTGATTCCCGCCATTAAATCCCTAGCACGGCTGGAACCGATCGCATCTCGGCCCACTCCAACGGTAGTTTCAACAGTCTCATCTGAAGCGAATTCCAATAAGACAGAGCCTTTACCAGAGGTGCAGATTTTAGCCATCGGAGTCTCTACAGGCGGGCCGAACGCCCTTCTGGAGTTATTTCAGTCTTTCCCCTCCGATTTTCCCGTTCCGATCGTTATCGTTCAGCACATGCCGCCGATGTTCACCAAGATGCTGGCCGAACGGTTGACGACGAATTCCCGCATTAGAGTCTCCGAAGCGCAACATGGTCATCCGCTGGTGACCGGCCACGCTTTAATCGCGCCAGGAGACTATCACCTGACCCTGCGAAAGATGGGACTGAAGGTGTTCGCGGAACTGAATCAAAATCCCCCGGAGAACTCCTGCCGTCCCGCTGTCGATCCTTTGTTCCGGTCCGTGGCGAGTATTTATGGTTCTGGGGCTTTAGCGCTCGTCCTCACGGGAATGGGACAAGATGGCTTACGGGGGTGCGAGCAGATTCGAGAAACGGGTGGTCAAATTCTGGTTCAGGATGAGGCCAGCAGTGTCGTCTGGGGTATGCCGGGTGCCGTCGCAAAGGCTGGTTTGGCGCACAAGGTGTTGCCCCTCTCCTTGTGCGGAACTGAAATTGTGCAGCGCGTTAAGGCGAGACGAGGCGGTAGATGA
- a CDS encoding methyl-accepting chemotaxis protein — protein MKVKPSVPSSKRNPLTDLLIATMTDVQANIMVADAAMNIVFITPMALKTLRNIESELQRVFQISVDQIVGSSIHTFHKDPRHVERVLNSHDHMPHQAEFSFGKVTFRAKVNLVRHPSTEDVIGYVVAWEDITLQQRLDLDYAGQISAISKSQAVVEFEMDGSIITANDNFLNLMGYTLEEIQGKSHSIFIEESHRSSREYQEFWERLRRGEYQAAEYLRIGKGGKEVWIQASYNPILDKKGKPFKIVKYATDITCQKNRASDMAGQIAAIRKAQAVIEFNIDGTILDANENFLNVMGYRLEDIRGKHHSIFVDPTYSNSAEYRDFWAELASGESKTGRYKRFNKNSKEIWIQGSYFPILDLKGRPFKVVKFSNDITNLRKVEDSLRGTVQTLASASEELTAVSQQMASTAEETSAQANVASAAAEQVSRNVSTVATGTQEMGASIKEIAKSANEAARVATSAVGMAEKTNRTINKLGESSTEIGNVIKVITSIAQQTNLLALNATIEAARAGEAGKGFAVVANEVKELAKQTARATEDISRKIEAIQGDTKQAVDAIGQISKIILQINDIQNTIASAVEEQTATTAEISRNVSEAAKGSSEIAHNITVVAQAARGTTEGASHTQKSADALTKMAVDLQKIVAQLKA, from the coding sequence ATGAAAGTGAAACCGAGCGTTCCCTCCAGCAAGCGGAACCCCCTGACGGACCTTCTGATTGCGACTATGACCGATGTACAAGCCAATATTATGGTGGCCGATGCCGCCATGAACATTGTCTTTATTACTCCAATGGCCCTGAAAACGCTTCGCAACATCGAATCTGAATTGCAGCGAGTGTTCCAGATCTCCGTCGATCAGATCGTGGGGTCCTCGATTCACACTTTCCACAAGGATCCTCGACATGTGGAAAGAGTGTTGAACAGCCACGATCACATGCCGCATCAAGCCGAGTTCAGTTTCGGTAAAGTGACGTTTCGAGCCAAAGTGAACCTGGTTCGACACCCCTCCACGGAGGATGTGATCGGCTACGTCGTGGCCTGGGAGGATATCACTCTCCAGCAGAGGCTAGACTTGGACTATGCCGGGCAGATATCGGCGATAAGCAAATCGCAAGCGGTTGTCGAATTCGAAATGGATGGCTCGATCATTACGGCAAACGATAATTTTCTCAATCTGATGGGTTACACTCTCGAAGAGATTCAAGGCAAATCGCATTCGATATTCATCGAGGAATCCCATCGATCGAGCCGAGAGTACCAGGAATTTTGGGAAAGGCTGAGGCGGGGCGAATATCAGGCGGCGGAGTACCTGCGCATTGGCAAAGGCGGGAAAGAAGTCTGGATTCAAGCCTCCTATAACCCCATCCTGGACAAAAAAGGTAAGCCGTTCAAAATCGTCAAATATGCCACCGATATCACTTGCCAGAAAAATCGAGCTTCGGACATGGCCGGGCAAATCGCGGCGATCCGCAAAGCTCAGGCAGTCATCGAATTCAACATCGACGGCACCATCCTGGATGCCAACGAAAATTTCCTGAATGTGATGGGCTACCGGCTCGAAGATATTCGCGGTAAGCACCATTCCATTTTCGTCGATCCGACCTACTCCAATAGTGCGGAATATCGCGATTTCTGGGCTGAGTTGGCATCTGGGGAATCAAAAACCGGCCGATATAAACGATTCAACAAGAACTCCAAAGAAATTTGGATTCAAGGTTCCTACTTCCCGATCTTGGATCTCAAGGGCCGACCCTTCAAAGTCGTTAAATTCTCCAATGACATTACCAACTTGCGGAAGGTCGAAGATTCCCTTCGCGGTACAGTGCAAACTCTGGCCAGCGCCTCGGAAGAATTAACCGCCGTCAGTCAGCAGATGGCCTCGACAGCTGAAGAAACTTCCGCGCAAGCAAACGTGGCCTCCGCCGCGGCAGAGCAGGTCAGCCGGAATGTTTCAACGGTAGCTACCGGCACCCAGGAAATGGGAGCCAGCATCAAGGAAATCGCCAAAAGTGCTAACGAGGCCGCCCGTGTGGCCACATCGGCAGTCGGCATGGCGGAAAAGACAAATCGAACGATCAATAAGCTCGGAGAATCTAGTACGGAGATCGGGAATGTCATCAAAGTTATCACGTCGATTGCACAGCAGACCAATCTCCTCGCCTTGAATGCAACTATCGAAGCCGCTCGAGCAGGAGAAGCTGGAAAAGGATTTGCCGTCGTGGCAAACGAAGTGAAAGAACTGGCCAAGCAGACAGCCCGCGCGACGGAGGATATCAGTCGTAAAATTGAAGCAATTCAGGGAGATACGAAACAGGCCGTCGATGCCATCGGGCAGATCAGTAAAATTATTTTGCAGATCAACGATATCCAAAATACCATTGCCAGCGCTGTCGAAGAACAGACGGCCACCACTGCAGAGATTAGCCGTAACGTAAGTGAAGCAGCCAAAGGAAGTAGTGAGATCGCTCACAATATCACCGTTGTGGCTCAGGCGGCCCGGGGCACGACCGAAGGCGCCTCCCATACGCAAAAATCCGCCGATGCACTTACGAAGATGGCCGTCGATTTACAAAAGATCGTCGCCCAGTTGAAGGCTTAG
- a CDS encoding CheR family methyltransferase, with the protein MTDSAFEFAARLLKDRAAIVLESEKLYLLDARVTPLAQKLGLKTAEEYILRIQQSRDENLIQNLIEAMVTTETMFFRDTIPFTTLHNQVLPNLIRVRSAVRKLNIWCAACSSGQEPYTIAIIIKEYFPELATWSINLTATDISREMLKRSVDGLYTQFELNRGMPPSLIPKYFQQEGNAWRVVEPIRRMIRFEPLNLAMPWPPQPIWDLIFMRNVMIYFDTETKRMILGRIPSVLAQDGFLILGGAETTFHLVDNFMRAEQYSSGYYQVVR; encoded by the coding sequence ATGACCGATTCCGCTTTTGAATTCGCTGCTCGACTCCTTAAAGACCGAGCTGCTATCGTTTTAGAGTCAGAAAAGCTCTATCTACTCGATGCGAGGGTAACGCCGCTAGCTCAAAAACTCGGATTGAAAACGGCAGAGGAGTATATCCTCCGAATCCAGCAGAGCCGCGACGAAAATCTGATCCAAAATCTCATTGAAGCCATGGTCACTACTGAGACCATGTTCTTTCGGGACACGATTCCATTTACCACGCTTCACAATCAGGTACTTCCGAACCTCATTCGAGTTCGCTCAGCAGTTCGAAAATTGAACATCTGGTGTGCGGCCTGCTCCAGCGGCCAGGAACCGTACACCATCGCAATCATAATCAAAGAATATTTCCCCGAGTTGGCCACCTGGTCGATCAATCTGACTGCTACTGACATCTCCCGGGAGATGCTCAAGCGTTCTGTCGATGGCCTCTACACTCAATTCGAATTGAATCGCGGTATGCCTCCTTCTTTGATTCCCAAATATTTTCAGCAGGAAGGGAATGCCTGGAGAGTTGTAGAGCCGATTCGACGCATGATTCGATTTGAACCACTGAATCTGGCGATGCCTTGGCCGCCCCAGCCGATTTGGGATTTGATTTTTATGAGAAATGTGATGATTTATTTCGATACGGAGACAAAAAGGATGATCCTGGGTCGAATTCCATCCGTTCTGGCGCAGGATGGTTTTCTGATTCTGGGGGGTGCGGAGACGACCTTCCACCTGGTGGATAATTTTATGCGAGCGGAACAGTATTCCAGCGGCTACTATCAAGTCGTTCGCTAA
- a CDS encoding helix-turn-helix domain-containing protein, whose translation MNAMNENMIPFEEKPSLNSFTGKFGDLAVRIQHLLEIGEKDLYRRLTHELDRTILDVILKHVQGNQVHASELLGISRTTLRMKLRSLEMNAEDYLKPKEPETPAENPLPNPAIRPFSF comes from the coding sequence ATGAACGCTATGAACGAAAACATGATTCCTTTCGAGGAAAAGCCTTCGCTGAATTCCTTTACTGGCAAGTTCGGCGATCTGGCCGTGCGGATTCAGCATCTGCTGGAAATCGGGGAGAAGGATCTTTACCGCCGTTTGACGCATGAGTTAGATCGAACCATTCTGGATGTGATCTTAAAGCACGTCCAGGGAAATCAAGTTCATGCCAGCGAGCTATTGGGAATCTCCCGAACGACACTCCGGATGAAATTGCGATCCTTAGAGATGAATGCCGAGGATTATCTGAAGCCGAAGGAACCCGAAACTCCGGCGGAGAACCCTTTACCGAATCCTGCAATCCGACCATTTAGCTTTTGA
- a CDS encoding chemotaxis protein CheW, which yields MADESQFCTFRVGDLYLGVDVMRVQEIIRYQEVTPVPLAHPVVRGLINLRGQIVTAIDLRRRLDLPAKKNEDSEVNVVVQTEDGAISLLVDEIGDVLTVSSEDFERPPESLRESARELIRGTYKLPEKLLLILDVEQAVLLPNGSKDIEHKL from the coding sequence ATGGCGGATGAAAGTCAGTTCTGTACTTTTCGAGTCGGGGATCTGTACCTCGGTGTGGATGTTATGCGCGTGCAGGAAATCATTCGCTACCAGGAAGTGACCCCGGTGCCGCTCGCTCACCCGGTGGTACGTGGATTGATCAACCTTCGCGGGCAAATCGTAACCGCCATCGATCTCCGACGTCGACTCGACTTGCCCGCCAAGAAAAATGAAGATTCCGAAGTGAATGTTGTGGTTCAGACGGAAGACGGCGCCATCAGCTTACTCGTCGACGAAATTGGTGACGTGCTAACAGTTTCCTCCGAAGACTTTGAACGCCCTCCGGAAAGTCTAAGAGAATCCGCTCGCGAGTTGATCCGTGGAACGTATAAGCTTCCCGAGAAATTACTTTTGATTTTGGATGTCGAACAAGCTGTCCTGCTTCCAAATGGCTCTAAGGACATCGAACATAAACTTTAA
- a CDS encoding glycosyltransferase family 4 protein translates to MTTIAYLTPQYFDDKSYVGGGERYPLNLAMGVAESTPKDMQIRILSFGPEPFVRELHPGVTLRVMQAAYTPRHPLDQLSWEIVDALNDVDLVHIMQAHTRCSEVGYLVSQMLDKPICVTDMGGYSSSLGQSFDAHHLIDCIICYSDFGAQMMRASRQLVTIKGGVDSRLFVPPVGKPKRDRILYVGRLLPHKGIDQLIQALPEGLALTCCGRPYNPEYFQLLQKLSRNKEVDFILDADDKTIRKLYGKAFAVVLPSVYRDCYGQSYVAPELMGLTLLEAMACGTPAICNRVAAMPEFVRQGETGFVYDNLEELTGYLKRVSTEADLPDQMGRAARKLVETEFDMRVCGQKLASIYRQILRARNAQDTLREAA, encoded by the coding sequence ATGACGACCATCGCTTACTTAACGCCACAATACTTTGACGACAAAAGTTATGTCGGAGGGGGCGAGCGATATCCGCTGAACTTGGCTATGGGCGTTGCGGAGAGTACCCCCAAGGACATGCAGATTCGAATTCTTTCCTTCGGGCCGGAACCTTTTGTCCGCGAACTTCACCCCGGCGTTACTCTTCGAGTCATGCAAGCGGCCTATACCCCTCGCCATCCGCTCGATCAACTTTCCTGGGAAATCGTCGATGCCCTCAATGATGTTGACCTAGTTCACATCATGCAAGCCCACACACGTTGCAGTGAAGTTGGTTACCTGGTGTCGCAGATGCTGGACAAGCCCATCTGCGTGACCGATATGGGTGGGTATTCGAGTTCACTAGGACAGAGTTTCGATGCCCACCATCTGATCGATTGCATCATCTGTTATTCCGATTTTGGCGCGCAAATGATGCGAGCAAGTCGTCAATTGGTCACGATTAAAGGAGGCGTGGATTCTCGGCTGTTCGTCCCGCCGGTAGGAAAACCGAAGCGAGATCGCATTCTGTATGTAGGACGGCTACTCCCCCACAAGGGGATTGATCAGTTGATCCAAGCTTTGCCCGAGGGGCTGGCGCTGACCTGCTGCGGCCGTCCTTATAATCCCGAGTATTTCCAATTGCTTCAGAAACTCTCCCGGAACAAAGAGGTCGATTTTATCCTCGATGCGGATGACAAAACGATTCGAAAGCTCTATGGCAAAGCCTTTGCTGTCGTTCTGCCGAGCGTTTATCGCGATTGTTACGGGCAATCTTATGTCGCTCCCGAATTGATGGGTCTGACCTTGCTTGAGGCGATGGCCTGTGGCACACCGGCGATTTGCAACCGGGTCGCGGCGATGCCTGAGTTCGTTCGCCAGGGTGAGACTGGTTTCGTTTACGACAATTTGGAAGAGTTGACTGGGTACCTCAAGCGAGTCTCTACTGAAGCGGATCTACCCGATCAGATGGGACGCGCTGCCAGAAAGCTCGTGGAAACAGAATTCGACATGCGGGTGTGCGGGCAGAAACTGGCGAGTATTTATCGACAGATTCTTAGAGCCCGGAATGCACAGGATACCTTGCGGGAGGCTGCATGA
- a CDS encoding DUF2341 domain-containing protein, whose amino-acid sequence MPRFILLALFYILVFANFGWAQYSTWKHSGSIYLLTTAEGANLPVTTSVKEFPLLVRLHKSFFDFQQAHPKGEDLRFSTSSGQILAYQIEEWNPKEGLAQIWVRIPEIRGQVRQEIKIYWGKPDAKNESNGSAVFNASNGYVSVWHMDESLIDEACTLKLKDTGTRSTPGVIGSARYFSGQQGLFGGEKITTYPSGSSSQSTEAWFRPEKSNSTIIGWGNEGGGRGSKIRMQLRSPPHLHIDSDFSDVNSDTKIPLGEWTHVVHTYEKGQGKIYLNGRLEGSSSPRLDIKNPSRFWIGGWYHNYDYVGAIDEVRISRVARSADWIYLQYENQKPTQTLVGPIVQSGNVFRVFPNEIHVQEGTTANIRVEAGGAQKLIWIEKRNGKERVVATDRFELPFVAGRVRGDAAFQWELKAIYPDQIKTISIPVKVQEATPEPVFQLQSVANWNGRDRIEVVANIQNSLAMETAGANKLNYRWTVSGIATTHEIRSDRLILKRAHNSGVVNINLALDNGGPETSESIQITVKEPKQDAWIDRKSDLEEKPMNGQFYARNPNNEGTLFYNGKLTESAESVFLKLYAEDRLIETLNQKPNGENRYAFTVKLPAGLVKYRVDLGIQNQDQSKTLESVNNIVCGDAFIIMGQSNAVATDFGKEEPTYTSDWIRTFGSMSGSPEPVAVWGRAVHRSRDAEKLQIGYWGMELGRRLVEAEKVPVFLINGAVGGTRIDQHQRDAKNPENLTTLYGRLLWRVKKAHLTHGIRAVIWHQGENDQGADGPTGEYGWENYRSLFINLAGAWKEDYPNIQNYYLFQIWPKSCSMGINGSDNRLREVQRQLKSAFSNLSVQSTLGIDPPGGCHFPAAGYAEFARLLFPLMERDLYGKKFPQAISAANLQRVMRGSTPEELILEFDQPIQWEASLVNQFYLEGEAGKVLAGEAKGSQIVLKVKSPSPPRNITYLDSKSWSQKTLLKGTNGIAALTFCEVPIENR is encoded by the coding sequence GTGCCACGTTTCATTCTACTCGCTCTCTTTTACATACTCGTTTTTGCAAATTTCGGCTGGGCTCAGTATTCCACCTGGAAACATTCCGGATCGATATATCTGCTCACTACCGCCGAAGGTGCCAACCTGCCGGTTACCACTTCTGTGAAAGAGTTCCCGCTTTTAGTGCGATTGCATAAGAGCTTTTTTGATTTCCAACAGGCTCATCCCAAAGGCGAGGATTTGCGATTCAGCACAAGTTCGGGTCAGATTCTGGCATATCAAATCGAAGAATGGAATCCCAAAGAGGGTCTTGCTCAAATCTGGGTACGCATTCCAGAAATTCGGGGACAGGTCAGACAGGAGATCAAAATCTACTGGGGTAAGCCGGATGCCAAAAATGAATCGAACGGCTCCGCCGTTTTCAACGCCAGTAATGGCTACGTCAGCGTCTGGCACATGGACGAGTCGTTGATTGACGAAGCTTGCACTTTGAAACTTAAAGATACCGGAACCCGTTCGACTCCGGGTGTGATCGGTTCCGCCAGATACTTCTCTGGACAGCAGGGATTGTTCGGAGGTGAAAAAATTACGACCTATCCCAGCGGATCCTCTTCTCAAAGCACTGAAGCTTGGTTTCGACCGGAGAAATCCAACTCCACGATTATCGGCTGGGGTAATGAAGGCGGAGGACGGGGCAGCAAAATTCGCATGCAACTTCGCAGTCCGCCCCATCTTCATATCGATAGCGATTTTTCGGATGTCAACAGCGACACAAAAATCCCCTTGGGGGAATGGACTCACGTTGTTCACACGTACGAAAAAGGTCAAGGCAAGATTTACCTGAATGGAAGGCTGGAAGGCAGTTCCTCGCCACGTCTGGACATAAAAAATCCCTCCCGTTTTTGGATTGGCGGCTGGTATCACAATTACGATTATGTCGGAGCCATCGATGAAGTTCGAATCTCGAGGGTTGCCCGATCCGCCGACTGGATTTATCTCCAGTACGAGAACCAGAAACCGACGCAGACTCTCGTAGGTCCCATCGTTCAATCAGGTAATGTGTTTAGGGTATTTCCCAATGAAATTCATGTTCAGGAAGGAACAACGGCGAACATCCGGGTTGAGGCCGGCGGCGCACAGAAACTGATCTGGATCGAGAAACGGAACGGTAAAGAACGGGTAGTTGCCACAGATCGTTTCGAACTTCCTTTCGTAGCCGGCCGCGTGCGCGGGGATGCAGCTTTCCAATGGGAATTGAAGGCGATTTATCCTGATCAGATCAAAACGATTTCAATTCCCGTCAAGGTTCAGGAAGCAACTCCAGAACCGGTCTTTCAACTTCAGTCGGTGGCGAACTGGAATGGCCGTGATCGCATCGAAGTTGTTGCCAATATTCAAAATTCACTAGCGATGGAAACAGCCGGGGCCAACAAATTGAACTATCGCTGGACGGTATCCGGCATCGCGACAACACACGAAATCCGATCCGATCGCTTGATCCTGAAACGGGCTCATAATAGTGGCGTGGTTAATATCAACCTGGCCCTCGACAACGGCGGCCCCGAAACCAGCGAATCTATCCAAATTACCGTGAAGGAACCGAAACAGGATGCCTGGATCGATCGCAAATCGGATTTGGAAGAGAAGCCTATGAACGGACAATTCTATGCTCGTAACCCTAATAATGAGGGAACTCTGTTCTATAACGGCAAGCTCACCGAATCGGCGGAATCGGTCTTTTTAAAGCTGTATGCGGAGGATCGCCTGATCGAGACTCTGAACCAGAAACCAAATGGCGAGAATCGTTATGCATTCACTGTGAAATTGCCCGCGGGCTTGGTGAAGTACCGAGTGGATCTGGGCATCCAAAACCAGGACCAATCAAAAACACTCGAATCCGTCAACAATATCGTCTGTGGCGATGCCTTTATCATCATGGGGCAGTCGAATGCCGTGGCGACCGACTTTGGCAAGGAAGAACCGACCTACACCAGTGACTGGATACGAACGTTCGGCAGCATGTCGGGAAGTCCCGAACCGGTCGCAGTATGGGGTAGGGCGGTTCATCGGAGTCGAGATGCCGAAAAGCTTCAAATCGGTTATTGGGGTATGGAACTTGGTCGCCGACTAGTGGAAGCTGAAAAGGTGCCGGTTTTCTTGATCAACGGTGCGGTAGGTGGAACCCGAATCGATCAGCATCAGCGGGATGCGAAAAATCCGGAGAATCTCACGACGCTCTACGGCCGTTTGTTATGGAGAGTCAAAAAAGCCCATCTGACGCACGGAATCCGGGCAGTCATCTGGCATCAGGGGGAAAATGACCAGGGAGCCGATGGTCCGACGGGTGAATATGGCTGGGAAAATTACCGGTCGCTCTTCATAAATCTGGCGGGTGCGTGGAAAGAAGATTATCCGAACATTCAGAACTATTATCTGTTTCAAATCTGGCCCAAGTCGTGCTCCATGGGAATCAATGGCTCGGATAATCGACTTCGCGAAGTTCAGAGGCAACTGAAATCGGCCTTCTCAAATCTTTCTGTCCAATCAACATTGGGAATCGACCCACCTGGGGGATGTCATTTTCCAGCCGCGGGTTATGCCGAGTTTGCTCGCTTGCTGTTCCCACTGATGGAGCGTGATCTTTATGGCAAGAAGTTTCCACAAGCCATTTCGGCAGCGAACCTTCAACGCGTGATGCGTGGAAGCACACCCGAAGAATTGATACTGGAGTTCGATCAGCCCATACAGTGGGAGGCTTCCCTGGTCAATCAATTCTACCTGGAGGGAGAAGCGGGCAAAGTCCTGGCCGGAGAGGCCAAGGGATCGCAGATCGTATTGAAAGTGAAATCTCCATCTCCCCCCAGAAACATTACTTACCTCGACAGTAAATCCTGGAGCCAGAAGACTCTACTGAAAGGTACTAACGGCATCGCAGCACTGACATTCTGCGAGGTGCCCATCGAAAATCGCTGA